Proteins from a single region of Flavobacterium sp. YJ01:
- a CDS encoding cellulase family glycosylhydrolase: MKKPIKDYFLSFILCFAFLGVSACSSDKEETPPTIKTLSSTTDKIDFESKENTIEITINSNGVTWTLSNSDNWIKLSQTTGTSGRTVVKITALENTTTALRNAVINLTGGEVASEAISVSQAAGSLYPSYNTNPIAADASGMGSSAVELAAKIKLGWNIGNTLEATGGETAWGNPEVTKALIDAVKANGFNAIRIPCSWNQNLENTATAKIKTDWLNRVKEVVQYCVDNDMYVVVNIHWDGGWLENNITEAKKVENNAKQKAFWEQIATHLRGFDEHLLFASANEPAVEDATQMVVLTSYHQTFIDAVRSTGGKNASRVLVVQGPTTDIEKTNKLMTTLPTDKFAGRMMVEVHYYSPWNFAGLTKDETWGKMFYYWGAGFHSTTDTERNATWGEEADLEKNFKLMKTQFVDKGIPVLLGEFGAIRRTTLTGDALTLHLNSRAYYLKTVVKTAKANGLLPFYWDEGSLGKNGFGIINRSNNTVFDTQALNALIDGLK, encoded by the coding sequence ATGAAAAAACCAATCAAAGATTATTTTTTATCTTTTATTCTCTGCTTTGCTTTTTTAGGAGTTTCAGCTTGCAGTTCAGATAAAGAAGAGACTCCTCCAACTATAAAAACGCTCTCTTCTACTACGGACAAAATTGATTTTGAAAGCAAAGAAAATACAATTGAAATAACGATTAATTCTAATGGTGTCACTTGGACTTTGAGTAATTCTGACAATTGGATAAAATTAAGTCAGACTACTGGAACATCGGGAAGAACGGTGGTAAAAATTACTGCGTTAGAAAACACGACTACAGCGTTGCGAAATGCCGTGATTAATTTAACTGGCGGTGAAGTTGCTTCTGAGGCAATTTCAGTTTCTCAGGCAGCAGGAAGTTTATATCCAAGTTATAACACAAATCCAATTGCAGCCGATGCTTCCGGAATGGGAAGTTCTGCTGTTGAATTGGCAGCAAAAATTAAATTAGGATGGAATATCGGAAATACATTAGAAGCAACTGGAGGCGAAACCGCTTGGGGAAATCCGGAAGTAACAAAAGCTTTAATTGATGCCGTAAAAGCAAATGGTTTTAATGCGATCAGAATTCCGTGTTCTTGGAATCAGAATTTAGAAAATACAGCAACAGCAAAAATCAAAACCGATTGGTTGAACCGAGTGAAAGAAGTGGTACAATATTGCGTTGATAATGATATGTACGTTGTAGTAAACATTCACTGGGACGGCGGCTGGCTGGAAAACAATATTACCGAAGCCAAAAAAGTAGAAAACAACGCCAAACAAAAAGCTTTTTGGGAACAAATCGCTACACATTTAAGAGGTTTCGACGAGCATTTACTTTTTGCAAGCGCCAACGAACCAGCAGTTGAAGATGCAACGCAAATGGTAGTTTTAACTTCATATCATCAAACTTTTATCGATGCGGTTCGTTCTACAGGAGGAAAAAATGCGTCTCGTGTTTTGGTCGTCCAAGGTCCAACGACAGATATTGAAAAAACAAACAAATTAATGACTACATTGCCAACAGATAAATTTGCAGGCAGAATGATGGTCGAAGTACATTATTATTCTCCGTGGAATTTTGCTGGTTTAACCAAAGACGAAACTTGGGGTAAAATGTTTTATTATTGGGGAGCAGGATTTCATTCGACAACCGATACAGAACGTAATGCAACTTGGGGCGAAGAAGCAGATTTAGAGAAGAATTTCAAATTGATGAAAACCCAATTTGTAGATAAAGGAATTCCAGTTTTATTGGGCGAATTTGGAGCAATTCGAAGAACGACTTTAACAGGGGATGCTTTAACTTTACATTTAAATTCAAGAGCCTATTATTTAAAAACGGTGGTGAAAACAGCAAAAGCAAACGGATTATTACCTTTTTATTGGGACGAAGGAAGTCTAGGAAAAAACGGTTTCGGAATCATAAATAGAAGCAATAATACCGTCTTCGATACACAAGCTTTAAACGCTTTAATAGATGGATTAAAGTAA